In Zingiber officinale cultivar Zhangliang chromosome 1A, Zo_v1.1, whole genome shotgun sequence, a genomic segment contains:
- the LOC121998766 gene encoding uncharacterized protein LOC121998766 gives MSDFTPSTYREALDRALMIEMTQQQISLEKGKDKQNAQGTTPTQKQQNQGQKKRKKWQGSRATSGESYRSSKTGRSSAGSSRPPQKDSSDGLRCFRCGVEGHAKPDCPLSQDICYYCKLPGHVSRDCTLKAQLQAAKTGTEMPPACTEAGHVYAITKEEAQRAEGSVFRDTGSSHSFISWIFLSKICRLSVRRTHILAVSLPSGEILNISQEIRDCPLDFEGQTLVVDLQVLDMLEFDIILGMDWLARYYATVDCSARVVTFRPPGLPSWVFMGTKDEGISVISAMQTQRLLSQGCQGYLLSMIKTDQDHTPPLSDILIVREYPDVFPEELPGLPPKRQVEFTIELIPGTAPVSKAPYRMAPKELEELKVQLQELLDRGFIRPSVSPWGAPVLFVKKKDGSMRLCIDYRQLNAVTSKNKYPLPRIEDLFDQLKNTCVYSKIDLRSGYHQLSFVIVFIDDILIYSRSEEEHGRHLRIVLETLQRERLYAKFSKCAFWLSSVGFLGHIVSSSGISVAPQKIEAVTSWEQPKSVQEIRSFLGLAGYYRRFVEGFSSIALR, from the exons ATGTCCGACTTCACTCCTAGTACGTACCGGGAGGCGTTGGATAGAGCTTTGATGATTGAGATGACACAACAGCAAATTTCCCTAGAAAAAGGAAAGGATAAGCAAAATGCCCAGGGTACGACTCCAACACAGAAACAACAGAACCAAGGTCAGAAGAAACGGAAGAAATGGCAGGGATCCCGGGCTACTTCAGGGGAGTCCTATCGATCATCAAAGACAGGACGATCATCTGCTGGTTCTTCTAGACCTCCTCAGAAGGACTCTTCGGATGGACTTAGATGTTTTAGATGTGGTGTTGAGGGCCACGCTAAACCTGACTGCCCATTGAGCCAAGATATATGTTACTACTGCAAGCTTCCGGGACATGTGAGCCGCGATTGTACTCTGAAGGCTCAGCTGCAGGCTGCCAAG ACTGGTACTGAGATGCCGCCGGCATGCACAGAGGCAGGACATGTTTATGCTATTACTAAAGAGGAGGCACAGCGGGCCGAGGGATCGGTCTTTCGGG atactggtagttcccatTCTTTCATTTCTTGGATATTTCTGAGTAAGATTTGTAGATTATCGGTTCGTCGGACTCATATATTAGCGGTATctttaccctcgggagagatactaAATATCAGTCAGGAGATTAGAGATTGTCCGTTGGATTTCGAGGGTCAGACCCTGGTAGTGGACTTGCAGGTTCTAGATATGCTAGAATTTgacatcattttgggtatggactgGTTGGCCAGATATTATGCTACCGTGGATTGTAGCGCGAGAGTGGTTACATTTAGACCTCCGGGTCTACCATCCTGGGTATTCATGGGTACCAAGGATGAGGGGATTTCTGTCATCTCAGCTATGCAAACTCAGAGATTATTGTCTCAAGGATGCCAGGGGTATTTGTTATCTATGATTAAGACTGATCAGGATCATACCCCACCGCTTTCTGACATTCTTATAGTTCGGGAGTACCCCGACGTATTTCCAGAGGAATTACCCGGCTTGCCCCCAAAGAGGCAAGTGGAGTTCacgattgagttgattccggggacAGCACCGGTATCAAAGGCTCCATATCGCATGGCACCTAAAGAATTGGAGGAGTTAAAAGTACAGTTACAGGAGCTGCTGGATAGAGGGTTTATCCGTCCTAGTgtgtctccatggggagctccggtactcttTGTGAAGAAAAAGGATGGATCGATGAGATTATGCATCGACTatcggcagctgaatgcagtgactagtAAGAACAAATATCCACTGCCACGTATAGAGGATCTGTTTGATCAGCTCAAGAATACTTGTGTGTATTCAAAGATTGATCTGCGCTCTGgctatcatcagctcagt TTCgtgattgtgttcatcgatgacatattgatataTTCTCGATCCGAAGAAGAACATGGGCGACACCTTCGTATAGTATTGGAGACGCTCCAGCGAGAACGTCTCTATGCAAaattcagcaaatgtgcattctggttatcttcTGTGGGTTTTCTGGGACATATTGTTTCTAGCAGTGGTATATCCGTGGCCCCACAAAAGATAGAGGCTgttaccagctgggagcagccaaagtctgtacaggaaattcgtagcttTCTTGGTCTGGCCGGGTATTACCGCCGATTTGTTGAGGGCTTCTCTAGCATAGCTCTGCGTTGA
- the LOC121998771 gene encoding uncharacterized protein LOC121998771, with amino-acid sequence MVTELVQKFSELGLVEQGQTERGILLSMVAQSPIVEKIKEAQATDQHLQFLCSRISPEQQTGFSCDGNGTLYFRGRLCVPELPSLREDLLQEAHRSRFAIHPGGTRMYRDLRRSYWWAGMKKDIADFVARCLVCQQVKAEHQRPAGLLQKIQIPEWKWEHITMDFVVGLPRTRRTHDTIWVIVDRLTKSAHFLPIRRTEALERLAELYCREIIRLHGVSLSIISDRDPRFTLRFWQSLQQAMGTELRFSTAPTDRCIPYERSKRFGLKGKLAPRYIGPFQILERIGEVAYRVALPPSLTGVHDLFHVSMLRRYVPHPSHILTDVSVVLQPDISYEEIPVRILDRKERRLRNKTIRLVKVRWRHHSDEEAT; translated from the exons ATGGTTACAGAACTGGTACAGAAATTTTCTGAGTTGGGATTAGTAGAGCAGGGTCAGACTGAGCGGGGTATTCTGTTATCTATGGTTGCCCAATCACCCATTGTAGAGAAGATTAAAGAAGCTCAGGCTACCGATCAGCATCTACAGTTTTTGTGTAGCAGAATTTCCCCAGAACAGCAGACAGGGTTTTCTTGTGATGGAAATGGAACTCTATACTTCCGGGGGAGATTGTGTGTTCCTGAGCTACCTTCTTTGAGGGAGgacctacttcaggaggcacaccgatCCAGATTTGCGATTCATCCTGGCGGTACACGTATGTATAGGGATCTGAGACGTTCTTATTGGTGGgctggcatgaagaaagacatcgcagatttcgtTGCACGATGCCTTGTATGTCAGCAAGTGAAAgctgaacatcagagacccgCTGGTTTACTCCAGAAGATacaaataccagaatggaaatgggagcatatcacgATGGATTTCGTCGTGGGTCTACCCAGGACCCGACGAACACATGATACGATTTGGgtgatcgttgatcgattaaccaaatctgctcatTTCCTTCCGATTCGTAGGACGGAGGCATTAGAGCGATTAGCAGAGTTGTACTGTAGAGAGATTATCAGGCTTCATGGTGTATCTCTcagtattatttcagatagagatccgCGGTTTACTTTgcgattctggcagagtttgcAGCAGGCTATGGGTACAGAGCTACGATTCAGTACCGCTCCCACAGACAGATG TATCCCCTACGAAAGGAGTAAAAGGTTTGGGTTGAAAGGTAAATTGGCACCTCGCTACATTGGACCCTTCCAGATTCTCGAGAGGATAGGTGAGGTGGCGTATCGAgtggcgctaccaccatcactTACTGGGGTGCATGAtttattccatgtatctatgttgaggagatatgtaccgcaCCCTTCGCATATTCTCACTGATGTATCAGTTGTACTTCAGCCGGATAtatcttatgaggagattccagttCGGATTTTGGACCGCAAAGAGCGCcggttgcggaacaagacaattcGACTGGTCAAGGTCAGATGGCGGCATCACTCAGATGAAGAAGCCACCTAG